CAACCCCTCCTCTTTCTCGGAACGCCATGCCCTCCATCTGCATCGACGGCTACAACCTCACCCTGTCCCAGGGAACCGGCATCGCCACCTACGGCCGCAACCTTCTGACCAACGCCCGGGCGATCGAGCTTCGCACCGAGGTCCTGTACGGCCCGGAGGTGAAGCGCAGCCGCAACGAGGTGCTGAACGAGGTGGCGCTGGTGGACGCCGAACGTCCGGCCCGCCCCCTGAACGGCCGGCGCAAGGCCATCCGCATGATGGACACCTTCAAGGCCCGCTTCGGTTGTTCGGCCCACCCCGTCAAGCCGTCGGGCGAGGTCATCTGGCCGACCCGGGGCGGCGGCCGTCCCGACGCCGACCAGTTCTGGGCCGCACCGTCGCTGTTCAAGCTCGCCAACCGCTCCTTCCAGGCCTATCGCAAGATGACGCCCGTGACCTTCGACGCCGCCACCGAGGCGCCGCGGCCGGACGTCATGCATTGGACCTGCCCGCTGCCGCTGCACGCCAGCGACGCGCCCAACATCTACACCTTCCACGACCTGATCCCGCTGCGCCTCCCGCACACCACCCTCGACGACAAGCGGGCGTTCATGGCCCTGTGTCAGGCCGTCGTTCGCCGCGCGGACCACATCGCCGTCGTGTCGGAAACCACGCGACAGGACCTTGAGCGCATCCTGAAGGTGCCCGCGTCGAAGATCACCAACACCTATCAGGCCATCTCCCTTCCCGAACGGCTGAGGGCCCGCACCGACGAGGAAGTGCGCCAGGAACTCGAAG
The nucleotide sequence above comes from Brevundimonas naejangsanensis. Encoded proteins:
- a CDS encoding glycosyltransferase family 4 protein, with the protein product MPSICIDGYNLTLSQGTGIATYGRNLLTNARAIELRTEVLYGPEVKRSRNEVLNEVALVDAERPARPLNGRRKAIRMMDTFKARFGCSAHPVKPSGEVIWPTRGGGRPDADQFWAAPSLFKLANRSFQAYRKMTPVTFDAATEAPRPDVMHWTCPLPLHASDAPNIYTFHDLIPLRLPHTTLDDKRAFMALCQAVVRRADHIAVVSETTRQDLERILKVPASKITNTYQAISLPERLRARTDEEVRQELEGVFDLPWKGYFLHFGAIEPKKNLGRIVEAYLSSGVKTPLILIGKQGWLVDGETALLTQIKRDRGANAQRIRQYDYMPFPLLLSLIRGAKATLFPSLYEGFGLPVLESMALSTATLASTGGSLPEVAGDAALIVDPYDVQAMARGIRELDHDHAMREELERRGLVQAGKFTPQAYQQRLKALYGQVGV